The Fibrobacter sp. UWB16 genomic interval CTAATCGCCCATTGCGCGACTTCGAACAGGAGCTTATCGAGCTTTTCGTTCTTCATCGAACCGCCGCCTTCTTCATCGCCCTCTTCGCCGCCCGAAACATCGAACGATTCCACTTGCGGGTAGAATACGTTCTGGTCAGAGCAGGCGTCGGCCAAGCGTTCGGCTTCTTCATCGCTCAAGAATGCTCCATGAACACGCACCGGATCAGGATCGTTCACAGCCTTGTAAAGCATGTCGCCTCGACCGAGAAGCTTTTCTGCACCGGCATGGTCCATCACCGTGCGGGCGTCAATCTGCGATGCCACCTTGAAGCTGATTCGTGTCGGCAAGTTCGCCTTGATGATACCCGTAATGACCTTCACGGACGGGCGCTGCGTAGCAAGCACCAAGTGGATACCCACGGCACGAGCCTTAGCCGCCAAGCGAGCCACAGACTTTTCAATTTCCTTGCCGGCGACCATCATGAGGTCCGCCATTTCGTCGATAATCACGACGATAAACGCCATGCGGTGGCCGCGATCTTCTTCAGGAACTTCATCCGGCAATTCGCCAGCTTCGAACTTTGCATTGAAACCGCCAATGTTACGCACCTTTGCTGATGCCAAGACTTCCGTACGGCGGTCCATCTCGTAGCAGAGCCACTGAAGCGCCTGGATAGCAATTTCGGGCTTCGTGATGACAGGAGCCAAGAGGTGTGGGATGTTTTCGTACATCTTGAGTTCCACGGCCTTCGGGTCCACAAGAATCATGCGGAGTTCATCCGGAGTCTTGCTAAAGAGCATCGACGCCATGAGCGCGTTAATGCAAACAGACTTACCGGAACCCGTCTGACCTGCAATCAGCAAGTGCGGTGCCTTTGCCAAGTCCATCGTGAACGCTTCACCCGTGATGTCCTTGCCAAGCGCCACGAGAATCTTGTCATGCGCGGGCTTGAACTTTTCGCTCATGAACACATCGCGGCAGAACACGGTCTGGAACTTGCGATTCGGGATTTCCACACCGACAGCCGCCTTGCCAGGAATCGGAGCCAAGATGCGAATGGACGAGACCTTGAGCGGGAGCGCCAAGTCTTCTTGCAATGCCGAGAAGCGGCTCACCTTCACGCCCGGGCCCGGTTCCACTTCAAAACGGGTAATCATCGGGCCCGTTTCGCAACCGATTACGCGGCCCTTCACCTTGAAGTTTTCAAGCTTTTCTTCGAGCATTTTGCCGATGGCATTCAACTCTTCTTCGGTGTAATCCGCCGTCTGCACTTCGTGCGTGTCGAGAATCTTCGAAATTTCAGGAATCTTGTATTCGTCGTAAGAGGCTGTAGGTGCGGGCGGAATTTGTGCAGACTGGACAGCCTTCGCTGCTGGGCGCGCACTTTCACCAGCATTTGCGCGACCTTCACCACCGCGAGAACGTCCAGCAAACTCACCTTCACCAAATGTCGGATCTTCGCTCACTTCATCAGCCGTCACGACCACCGGAGCGTACGTTTCATCATCATCGACCGCAGGGCTTCCCGGGAAGTCCTCTACGTAGGCGCCATCGCCGCCCAAAAGCTCTTCAGCATGGATAGCGGCACGCGTTGCCACAGAATCCGAAAGCGTTGCATCTCGGACAATCGTATTGGCACTTGTCGAAGAATTCGCATCACCACCCGCAGGTTTTGCGACCTTCGGAGAAGCCACCTTCGGAGTTGTTACGGTCATCGGCTTTGTCTGCTTCGGCGGGACATTTCCACCAGCATTCCCAACAGCCGCATCCACAGTTTCAGAGCCCGCCGTACGGCGCACATCGCCCTTCACCTGCATACGGCCCTTATGGCCCTTTTCCCAGTCAATCAAATCGCGAGCACGGCGGAGTGCGCCAATGCGTTCCTTGATTTCCAGAATCTGGAGTGCATTCATGTGGCGTTCATTCAAACGCAATTCTTCTTCCAGGCGACGGATTTCAGGATCTTCATAGACTCCATCTTCGTCAGCACCGCCCAAAGTCGCACCCGCAGGCACATTCCCGGCATTCCCAAGCGGCGCATCCTGCAAATTGCCCGGTTGCGCATTCCCCGCCGCATTTTCAGGTAAAGCATTCCCAGCATACTGAGGCAACCCAAACGATTCCCCCACCTGCGTCTGCATTTCCGAACGATTGATATCCAAATCGTCCGTCAGCCAATTATGGCGGCCATTAAAAGGTTCCACCTTCCCGCGCCTGCGCATCTTCACGGAATCCGGGACAAAAATCATCGTCTCGTCTTCCATCACCACGCCACGGCGTAATTGCTTTTTCTCAGAGCGTTCGTCGCGGATATTCGGCACATATTCCGTCTTCGGCTCAACATCCTCTTTATGGCGGCGTCCAAATAGCCCCGTCAAATAACGCATCGTCTGCGCCACAAACTTAAAGTGCCTCGGACGAACCCCAAACGAAAGTACCAAAATCAAAGCCAAAGTGGTCAACAGTATAATCAGCGGAGCCACATACGAAACGCGCCCAAACACGGGAATCGCCAAGTTCTGCAAAAAGAACTCGCCCAACACGCCACCGCTCATCGAAAGCGCATCATTCGAGACGCTTTTATCGCCAAAATTTTTAAGCGACATCAAAAATGACACGTTCACCACAAGCAAGCTTGCACCAACCGCAAAGCGCAACAACTTTGCACGCAGCGAAGCAATCGCGATAAAAAGCCCCCAAAGGACAAGCGCTGCCGTAAACACGACAACCGCCACACGCCCAAAAAGGAACGTCATAAAGCTCGGGAACATCACGCCAAAGTAATTTCCCAGCCAGTTTTCGTGCTCGCCCACAATCGAAATCGTGATACAACCCAGCAAAAGGATGACACCAGCGAGCAACACCAGGTACCCCACCATCATCGTTACAAAATAAGAATCCGGCTCCTGTGCACCCGTTTTCGGTTCTACTTTAGTCTTCTTCGGTTTCTTTACAGTTTTTTTCTTCTGAACAGCCAAAAAATACGCTCCTCTAATTGCGGTAATAAATATAGTCTAATAACGATCCTAACTTTGATACAAAAAATGACACTATTTGCTCAATTATTATTTTTTCATCGTCATGGCACAGAAAAATTCAAAAAATCAGAGAAAACTTTTTTTTGGGGTTGCTTTTTCGGCAATCGCCGTATTGCTCATCCTAATCTTTGGCAATTCCAAGAAAAACTATATCGCAGAATCGGCTGAAAACATTTTTTACGACCAGTTCTTTAAATTGAATACGGAAGTCCTTGATTCCACCGGAATCAAAGACGGCATTGTCCTAGAAAGCAAGCCTTACAATGACCCCAATATCATCATTGCAGATATCGATGAGAAATCGCTGCTAAAACTAGGGCACTACTACAACTGGGATAGATCCATCCACGCCAAAGTCATCGAAAACCTGGGTGAAGGCGGTGCAGCAGCAATCGCATTCGATATTCTGTTCAAGGACGCCGACTTCGGAAAGAGAAAAGGAGCTCAATGCCAAGAAATCCTTACCCAACTTGACCCCGATACAAGCCATGCCCATTACTTCTCGCAAATCAGTTCTTTCTACAACTACGACTCCATGCTGGTCGAATCCACTCGCAATTCTGGCATCTGCATTATCAGCTTCTTGATGAACGACGCCTCCCATTACAAGAACAAAAGCAACTGGGAACCGCTCAGCACCTGGGAACGCGCCAAGGAGGTAGGTTTTTCCTCGACACTGCAGTTAAACCAGGTGAATAAGCCGCAAGACATCGAAGCCCGAGAGATTCTCGATAACGTATTCCCGGAACTAGCAAACGCAGGCTCACGTCTAGGAGCCGTCAATGCATACCCCGACAACGACGGTACAATCCGCCGTATCAGAATGTTGTACAAATTCCCATATGTCGATGAGGACAAGCTTGCCCCGCAGCGTATTTACTCGGCACTCTCCTTAATGACCATTTCGCACCTTTTCCACAAGGACCCCAAAGATATCACCGTCAAAATGGGCGAATATATCGACATTGGCAAGCCCTTTGGCATCTACCGTGACTCCAGCGGCGAATACAACACCACGTATCCGAACTTCACCTACCCCATGTTCACATCGCTCCGCGACAAGATGAAAAGCATCAAGGAAAGCGGTGTTAAAAAAGCAAATCTTGTCGAAACTTCATTCAAGGTAACAGCAAAAAGAAACAACGATGGGCAATTAACTTTTGACATTTTTGTAGACGAAGAACAGCAACTAAACGCAATGCTTTCCAACATTCTAAGAAAGCTTCCCCAAGACATCTTCGGCAAAATAAAAGAAGGTCAAACCATAGAACTCGATAGCGGCTTTACAATAGCCAAAAGCGAAGATGACGAAGGCGTTTACGTCATCACAAGTGACGATGATGAAGAAATCAGCATCACGCCAAGCGTCCTCAATACAATACACTTCTTTGAAAAGAGCTACCGCGATATCAAGATTGGGGAACACAAGCACCTGTCCCGCAACATGGACATCAGCTACAACAAGGCCAAAGATGAATGGTCTGCCTCCATCAGCTTTTTCACAAACAGGATTTTAAAAGAAATTCTCAAAGCAGACGAAAAACAGATTAGCGCATTAAAGCCCGGCGAAGAAATGCGATTCGGGCCGCACAAAAGAATTCCTATTGACACACTCGGGCAATTCCTCATCAAGTACAAGGGACGCTTCAACCATGTCGCTCCCGAGACAAGGACTTTCAAGCACGTATCTTACTACGATATTTTCAGAGACACAACAAATCTTGACCAGTACGCCGGAAAGACGATTATTCTCGGGTCTTCCGTTTCTGCACTTTTCGATATCGTCAACGGTCCGCACGAAGAAAACATCCCAGCCATTCTCGTCCATGCCAACATCATCAAGAACATCCTCGAAGATGATTACCTGACGGTATTAAAAGAACGTTATCAGCGCTATATTGTAATTATTTTGGCGTTGATTTGCACATTCATAGGGCTTTACTTCAGAAGTTTCGTATCGCTACTTTTAATGATCGGCATAGCGGTTCTCTACACGTTGCTCGCTTACATCTGTTTCAAGCACAACATCTATATCGGCGTTTCCAAGCAGCTTCTGGCCATCATTATCTCAAATACATTTGCAATGGTCGTGCAAGCCTATTTCGAAAACAAAGAAAAGAAGTTCATCGAAAGTTCGTTCAAGCAATACATCTCGCCAGAAATGATTGACGAATTAGTAGCCAGCGGTCAAACGCCCCAGCTCGGCGGTGAAGAATCTAAAATTACAGCCTACTTCACCGACATTCAAGGGTTCTCGACGTTCTCTGAAAAAATCGGAAGTGCAAATAAGCTCGTTGAACTTTTGAACGACTACTTAACCGCCATGACAGACGTCTTGATTGTAAAGAACAAAGGAACTCTTGACAAGTACGAAGGCGACGCCATCATCGCATTCTTTGGCGCCCCGGTGAAATACGATGACCA includes:
- a CDS encoding CHASE2 domain-containing protein, with amino-acid sequence MAQKNSKNQRKLFFGVAFSAIAVLLILIFGNSKKNYIAESAENIFYDQFFKLNTEVLDSTGIKDGIVLESKPYNDPNIIIADIDEKSLLKLGHYYNWDRSIHAKVIENLGEGGAAAIAFDILFKDADFGKRKGAQCQEILTQLDPDTSHAHYFSQISSFYNYDSMLVESTRNSGICIISFLMNDASHYKNKSNWEPLSTWERAKEVGFSSTLQLNQVNKPQDIEAREILDNVFPELANAGSRLGAVNAYPDNDGTIRRIRMLYKFPYVDEDKLAPQRIYSALSLMTISHLFHKDPKDITVKMGEYIDIGKPFGIYRDSSGEYNTTYPNFTYPMFTSLRDKMKSIKESGVKKANLVETSFKVTAKRNNDGQLTFDIFVDEEQQLNAMLSNILRKLPQDIFGKIKEGQTIELDSGFTIAKSEDDEGVYVITSDDDEEISITPSVLNTIHFFEKSYRDIKIGEHKHLSRNMDISYNKAKDEWSASISFFTNRILKEILKADEKQISALKPGEEMRFGPHKRIPIDTLGQFLIKYKGRFNHVAPETRTFKHVSYYDIFRDTTNLDQYAGKTIILGSSVSALFDIVNGPHEENIPAILVHANIIKNILEDDYLTVLKERYQRYIVIILALICTFIGLYFRSFVSLLLMIGIAVLYTLLAYICFKHNIYIGVSKQLLAIIISNTFAMVVQAYFENKEKKFIESSFKQYISPEMIDELVASGQTPQLGGEESKITAYFTDIQGFSTFSEKIGSANKLVELLNDYLTAMTDVLIVKNKGTLDKYEGDAIIAFFGAPVKYDDHARRGCNTALDMQSELLRLRKKWVGEGQKWPEVVHNMHMRIGINTGNIVTGNMGSTMRKNYTMMGDEVNLAARLESAAKQYGAYIHVCKNTIDQLVEQKIDSLYIYRSLDIIRVVGKDEPVETFELLAYANDQKADSLHKLCELWAQARSAYLNMQWNKAIELFTKCLEFEPHLPERDPGSKTCPSQVYIKRCLAYKQNPPASAGEKWDGIFTATEK
- a CDS encoding DNA translocase FtsK, whose product is MAVQKKKTVKKPKKTKVEPKTGAQEPDSYFVTMMVGYLVLLAGVILLLGCITISIVGEHENWLGNYFGVMFPSFMTFLFGRVAVVVFTAALVLWGLFIAIASLRAKLLRFAVGASLLVVNVSFLMSLKNFGDKSVSNDALSMSGGVLGEFFLQNLAIPVFGRVSYVAPLIILLTTLALILVLSFGVRPRHFKFVAQTMRYLTGLFGRRHKEDVEPKTEYVPNIRDERSEKKQLRRGVVMEDETMIFVPDSVKMRRRGKVEPFNGRHNWLTDDLDINRSEMQTQVGESFGLPQYAGNALPENAAGNAQPGNLQDAPLGNAGNVPAGATLGGADEDGVYEDPEIRRLEEELRLNERHMNALQILEIKERIGALRRARDLIDWEKGHKGRMQVKGDVRRTAGSETVDAAVGNAGGNVPPKQTKPMTVTTPKVASPKVAKPAGGDANSSTSANTIVRDATLSDSVATRAAIHAEELLGGDGAYVEDFPGSPAVDDDETYAPVVVTADEVSEDPTFGEGEFAGRSRGGEGRANAGESARPAAKAVQSAQIPPAPTASYDEYKIPEISKILDTHEVQTADYTEEELNAIGKMLEEKLENFKVKGRVIGCETGPMITRFEVEPGPGVKVSRFSALQEDLALPLKVSSIRILAPIPGKAAVGVEIPNRKFQTVFCRDVFMSEKFKPAHDKILVALGKDITGEAFTMDLAKAPHLLIAGQTGSGKSVCINALMASMLFSKTPDELRMILVDPKAVELKMYENIPHLLAPVITKPEIAIQALQWLCYEMDRRTEVLASAKVRNIGGFNAKFEAGELPDEVPEEDRGHRMAFIVVIIDEMADLMMVAGKEIEKSVARLAAKARAVGIHLVLATQRPSVKVITGIIKANLPTRISFKVASQIDARTVMDHAGAEKLLGRGDMLYKAVNDPDPVRVHGAFLSDEEAERLADACSDQNVFYPQVESFDVSGGEEGDEEGGGSMKNEKLDKLLFEVAQWAISVNGLSTSAVQRHFSVGYSRAGKIVDQLYGLGVCGPSKGNSKPRAMLIGMDELMQLERSGRFG